A region from the Paenarthrobacter aurescens genome encodes:
- a CDS encoding sugar phosphate isomerase/epimerase encodes MAYTAENWPITAALLQFPGTDAAGHHVNDADASVWASVLQEVMDAGFANADLTDSWVRPGDLSKERLVEFKQTADEVGIGVPVISAIRRSVIHATDWADNLAYSHRTIDAAAELGCEVVSFGLHQAITPEQQKQLWFWTVEGYKDPVGDKEAWGNAVSRIRELGKHAAEAGILISLEMYEDTYLGTADSSVQLVQDIGLDNVGLNPDLGNLIRLHRPIEDWREMVAKTLPYSNYWHMKNYIRDEDVARDSYITMPAPMESGLINYREAFKFALSVGFQGILCTEHYGGDGLSVTASNQDYLRRHVLPKTDGYQLGTSQVAQVRQVPATQLAGV; translated from the coding sequence ATGGCGTACACCGCCGAGAATTGGCCCATTACCGCGGCCCTCCTGCAGTTCCCGGGCACCGATGCCGCGGGTCACCACGTCAACGACGCCGATGCTTCCGTTTGGGCCTCTGTCCTCCAGGAAGTGATGGATGCAGGTTTCGCAAACGCAGACCTCACCGACAGCTGGGTCCGCCCGGGTGACCTCAGCAAAGAGCGCCTGGTCGAGTTCAAGCAGACGGCTGACGAAGTGGGCATTGGCGTTCCGGTCATCTCAGCAATTCGCCGCAGCGTCATCCACGCCACGGACTGGGCCGACAACCTGGCTTACAGCCACCGCACCATTGACGCCGCGGCCGAGCTTGGCTGTGAAGTAGTCTCCTTCGGGCTGCACCAGGCAATCACCCCGGAGCAGCAGAAACAGCTGTGGTTCTGGACCGTGGAGGGCTACAAGGATCCCGTGGGGGATAAGGAAGCATGGGGCAACGCGGTCTCGAGGATCCGTGAACTGGGAAAGCACGCAGCTGAAGCCGGCATCCTGATCTCCTTGGAAATGTACGAGGACACCTACCTCGGCACAGCTGATTCCTCGGTGCAACTGGTCCAGGACATCGGCCTGGACAACGTTGGCTTGAACCCGGACCTCGGAAATCTGATCCGGCTGCACCGGCCCATTGAGGACTGGCGCGAGATGGTGGCAAAGACCCTCCCGTACTCCAACTACTGGCACATGAAGAACTACATCCGGGACGAAGACGTGGCCCGCGATAGCTACATCACCATGCCGGCCCCAATGGAGAGCGGGCTCATCAACTACCGTGAGGCCTTCAAGTTCGCCTTGTCGGTAGGCTTCCAGGGCATCCTTTGCACCGAGCACTACGGCGGGGACGGCCTCAGCGTCACGGCGAGCAACCAGGACTACCTCCGCCGGCACGTCCTGCCGAAGACTGACGGCTACCAACTCGGCACGAGCCAGGTAGCCCAGGTACGCCAGGTACCGGCAACCCAGCTCGCAGGAGTCTAG
- a CDS encoding 3-hydroxyacyl-CoA dehydrogenase family protein, translating to MTNPEVTQSAQARKIAVVGSGYMGGGIAQVLALGGARVALADVSAEVAQKNFDRLLVESDQFIADGLFPEGSTEILKQNLWAAKDIEEAVADADFIEECVPEVLEIKHQSLARISAAARTDAVIGSNTSTISIAALAEAVTHPERFLGVHFSNPSPFIPGVEIIPHAETSAATVAASRELVHAAGKQSAVVKDVTGFVLNRLQYALFHEAAQLVEQGIATADDVDTLVRTTFGFRLPFFGPFAIADMAGLDVYNFCYKSLQTGFPERFATPKILSDLVEAGKLGTKTGAGFLNVPAERTPELIAYRNKAYVAMQKLIEELGPAPIN from the coding sequence ATGACCAATCCTGAAGTTACCCAAAGCGCCCAAGCCCGGAAGATCGCCGTCGTAGGCTCCGGCTACATGGGCGGCGGCATCGCCCAGGTGCTGGCGCTTGGCGGCGCACGTGTTGCCCTTGCCGATGTTTCCGCCGAAGTAGCGCAGAAGAACTTCGACCGTTTGCTGGTGGAATCGGATCAGTTCATCGCGGATGGGCTTTTCCCGGAGGGGTCCACCGAGATCCTCAAGCAAAACCTGTGGGCTGCCAAGGACATTGAGGAAGCTGTAGCGGACGCGGACTTTATTGAGGAATGTGTTCCGGAGGTCCTGGAAATCAAGCACCAGTCCTTGGCGCGGATCAGCGCTGCGGCCCGCACTGATGCTGTGATCGGCTCCAACACGTCCACCATTTCCATCGCCGCCCTCGCCGAAGCCGTCACCCATCCGGAACGCTTCCTGGGTGTGCACTTCTCCAACCCCTCGCCGTTCATTCCCGGTGTGGAGATCATCCCTCACGCCGAGACGTCCGCAGCAACCGTGGCAGCATCGCGCGAGCTGGTGCACGCAGCCGGCAAGCAGTCCGCCGTCGTCAAGGACGTCACCGGTTTCGTACTGAACCGCCTCCAGTACGCGCTGTTCCACGAGGCAGCGCAGCTGGTGGAGCAGGGCATCGCAACAGCGGACGACGTCGACACCCTGGTCCGTACGACGTTCGGCTTCCGCTTGCCGTTCTTCGGCCCCTTTGCCATCGCCGATATGGCCGGCCTGGACGTCTACAACTTCTGCTACAAGTCGCTGCAAACGGGGTTCCCGGAACGATTCGCGACGCCGAAGATCCTCTCGGACCTGGTGGAAGCCGGCAAGCTCGGCACCAAGACCGGCGCGGGCTTCCTTAACGTTCCCGCAGAGCGGACCCCGGAACTGATCGCCTACCGCAACAAGGCCTACGTTGCCATGCAGAAGCTCATTGAAGAGCTTGGCCCGGCCCCCATCAACTAA
- a CDS encoding ribose-5-phosphate isomerase — protein sequence MSNNPGWRIVVGNDEAGVEYKNALKELLQADPRVASVTDVGVGFNDSTAYPHVAVDAARKVAEGEADRALLICGTGLGVAIAANKVPGIRAVTAHDSYSVERSVLSNNAQVLTLGQRVIGLELAKKLVGEWLDHRFDQSSSSAAKVDAICSYEPDYTKAV from the coding sequence ATGAGCAACAACCCAGGCTGGCGCATTGTCGTCGGCAATGATGAAGCCGGAGTGGAGTACAAGAACGCGTTGAAAGAGTTGCTGCAGGCAGACCCCCGAGTGGCCTCAGTGACCGACGTCGGCGTTGGCTTCAACGATTCCACCGCCTACCCGCATGTTGCCGTGGACGCGGCCCGCAAAGTCGCTGAAGGTGAAGCAGACCGGGCCCTGTTGATCTGCGGCACTGGACTCGGAGTGGCCATCGCGGCCAACAAGGTCCCCGGAATCCGCGCCGTCACAGCCCACGACAGCTACTCCGTTGAACGGTCCGTCCTCAGCAACAACGCCCAGGTACTCACGCTGGGCCAGCGGGTGATTGGCTTGGAACTGGCCAAAAAGCTCGTAGGGGAGTGGCTCGACCACCGCTTCGATCAAAGCTCATCTTCCGCCGCCAAGGTGGACGCCATCTGCTCCTACGAGCCCGACTACACGAAGGCAGTCTGA
- the dhaL gene encoding dihydroxyacetone kinase subunit DhaL, whose translation MTQIFDNPADFADDALDGFVAANRGYVARVDGGVVRSTEVPAGQVALVVGGGSGHYPAFAGLVGPGLATGSACGNMFASPAAGQVYRVAKAANAGGGVLLSYGNYAGDVLHFGQAQLRLNAEGIETRTVTVTDDIASAPIEQLEKRRGIAGDLTVFKIAGAAAEAGLNLDDVERLAIKTNYRTRSLGVAFDGCTLPGAKDPLFHVPAGQMSLGLGIHGEPGISEHPMPTASELAELLVTKLLNDKPEDAGNRAVVIVNGLGTVKYDELFLLFGKIEKLLTAAGITVVEPECGELVTSLDMSGLSLTLLWLDDELEQYWAAPADTPAFRKGSMSPRAPRTEEAADDADTADVQEPTAAAAELGRQAVAILAQVRDVVVEHEEELGKLDAIAGDGDHGIGMRRGVDAAAAAGEAAAGSSVAHILTQAGEAWSERAGGTSGALWGSAVIAAGLSLGNRDAYTSDDAAEAVKAFVRAITELGKADPGDKTMVDALLPFRDTFLTELDGGAPVDRALAVAAAAAESAAAKTAELRPLKGRARPLAEKSIGHPDPGAVSFGLIAARISHFIDSQLASASSAAPAGNGARA comes from the coding sequence ATGACACAGATTTTCGACAACCCGGCAGACTTTGCCGACGACGCGTTGGACGGTTTCGTCGCCGCCAACCGCGGCTACGTTGCCCGCGTTGACGGTGGAGTGGTCCGCTCCACCGAAGTCCCTGCCGGACAAGTTGCCCTGGTGGTGGGCGGCGGCTCAGGACACTACCCGGCCTTCGCAGGGCTTGTTGGCCCAGGCCTGGCAACCGGCTCCGCCTGCGGCAACATGTTCGCTTCCCCGGCGGCGGGCCAGGTGTACCGCGTAGCGAAGGCAGCCAACGCCGGCGGGGGAGTCCTGCTCAGCTACGGCAACTACGCCGGCGACGTCCTCCACTTCGGCCAAGCACAGCTGCGGCTCAACGCCGAGGGCATCGAAACCCGCACGGTTACCGTCACAGATGACATCGCCAGTGCGCCGATCGAGCAACTCGAGAAGCGTCGGGGCATCGCGGGCGACCTGACAGTTTTCAAGATTGCCGGAGCCGCCGCAGAGGCGGGACTGAACCTTGACGACGTCGAGCGCCTGGCCATCAAGACCAACTACCGGACGCGCTCGCTGGGTGTGGCCTTTGACGGTTGCACGCTCCCTGGCGCCAAAGATCCGCTGTTCCATGTTCCGGCCGGGCAGATGTCGCTCGGGCTCGGGATCCACGGGGAGCCGGGCATCTCCGAGCACCCCATGCCCACCGCCTCCGAGCTTGCGGAGCTGTTGGTCACCAAGCTGCTCAACGACAAGCCGGAGGACGCCGGCAACCGCGCGGTGGTGATCGTCAACGGCCTTGGCACGGTGAAGTACGACGAACTGTTCCTGCTGTTCGGAAAGATCGAGAAGCTGCTCACCGCTGCCGGGATCACCGTTGTTGAGCCCGAATGCGGCGAGCTGGTGACCAGCCTGGACATGTCCGGACTTTCGCTGACGCTGCTGTGGCTGGATGACGAGCTCGAGCAGTATTGGGCTGCGCCGGCTGACACTCCGGCGTTCCGCAAGGGCAGTATGTCGCCCCGCGCGCCCCGCACCGAGGAAGCCGCGGACGACGCCGATACAGCCGACGTCCAAGAGCCCACCGCTGCAGCGGCTGAACTCGGGCGGCAGGCCGTGGCCATCCTCGCCCAGGTGCGTGACGTCGTCGTCGAGCATGAAGAGGAGCTCGGCAAGTTGGACGCGATCGCCGGCGACGGTGACCACGGCATCGGCATGCGGCGCGGTGTGGATGCTGCCGCTGCGGCAGGCGAAGCAGCTGCCGGTTCTTCTGTTGCACACATCCTGACTCAGGCCGGGGAAGCCTGGAGTGAGCGGGCCGGTGGAACGTCAGGAGCGCTGTGGGGATCCGCGGTGATCGCGGCCGGGTTGTCGCTGGGCAACCGCGACGCGTATACCTCGGACGATGCCGCGGAAGCTGTGAAGGCTTTTGTCCGCGCCATCACCGAACTCGGCAAAGCCGATCCCGGGGACAAAACCATGGTGGACGCGCTCCTGCCGTTCCGGGACACGTTCCTCACAGAGCTCGACGGCGGTGCTCCCGTTGACCGGGCCTTGGCAGTTGCCGCTGCGGCAGCAGAGTCCGCTGCCGCGAAGACAGCTGAACTCCGGCCGCTCAAGGGCCGGGCACGTCCCCTCGCGGAAAAGAGTATCGGCCACCCTGATCCCGGCGCCGTGTCCTTTGGCTTGATCGCCGCCAGGATTTCGCACTTTATTGATTCACAACTGGCCTCCGCTTCTTCAGCGGCACCGGCCGGAAACGGAGCCCGAGCATGA